In a genomic window of Stegostoma tigrinum isolate sSteTig4 chromosome 45, sSteTig4.hap1, whole genome shotgun sequence:
- the LOC132207337 gene encoding LOW QUALITY PROTEIN: paired immunoglobulin-like type 2 receptor alpha (The sequence of the model RefSeq protein was modified relative to this genomic sequence to represent the inferred CDS: substituted 1 base at 1 genomic stop codon) encodes MDSDLHLILLSLCVAMIKGKGFTVNQPDRLEAVEGGSIEIPCTFTYPDSYRPPRINIFWRRSEYHGEFIFNLSRGYTHPKYXGRIDFLGSPDTERTGTIRMKKLGLRDTNRYFCRVAITGNKSEAWQSIPGTRLTVRAQRPTTATASVPSSVSASSEHSADGEDPLAQGLVLIIRAVIAFTILATLWLVGIYLMKREEVAESSDGNM; translated from the exons ATGGACTCTGATCTCCATCTCAtccttctgtctctctgtgtcg CGATGATAAAGGGAAAGGGATTCACAGTGAACCAACCGGATCGATTGGAGGCTGTGGAAGGGGGATCGATCGAGATCCCGTGCACATTCACTTACCCAGACAGTTACAGACCCCCACGGATCAACATCTTCTGGAGAAGGTCGGAGTATCACGGGGAATTTATCTTCAATTTGTCACGGGGATACACTCACCCTAAATACTGAGGGCGAATTGACTTCCTGGGATCACCGGACACGGAGAGGACAGGAACCATCCGGATGAAGAAGCTGGGATTGCGGGATACAAACCGTTATTTCTGTCGGGTGGCTATAACAGGAAATAAGAGTGAGGCCTGGCAAAGCATCCCAGGGACCCGCCTTACTGTCCGAG CGCAGAGACCAACGACTGCGACAGCGTCGGTTCCCTCCTCAGTGAGTGCATCCTCCGAGCACAGTGCAGATGGTGAGGACCCACTGGCTCAGGGCCTCGTCCTCATCATCAGGGCGGTCATCGCTTTCACAATCCTGGCAACTCTTTGGCTGGTTGGAATTTATCTAATGAAGAGGGAGGAAGTTGCAG